TCTATCTGTCGAAAGTCTTCTCGGAAAGCAAACGCCGCCCCTACACCATCGTCAGGCATATCTATGGCCGCCCATGACCATACCCAGCCCGCTCGTACGAGCCTGGGCGCACGGTTCAAGCACCGGCTACCCCTGGCCCAACTCGTCAAGTACGGCATCATCGGCCTGCTCAGCAACGCCTGCGGCTATGCCCTCTATCTGCTGCTGACCGAACTGGGTGCTCCTCCGAAGCTGGTCATGACACTGCTCTACCTCACCGGCGCACTGATCGGCTTCTTCGGCAACCGCCGGCTGACGTTCTCCTACCAGGGCGGGCTCCTCGGTTCGGGCTTTCGCTACATCCTGGCCCATACGTTGGGCTATGGCATCAACCTGGCCCTGTTGACGGTATTCGTCGACCACTTCGGGTACGCCCACCAGTGGGTGCAGGCCATGGCTATCCTGGTCGTCGCCGGCTACCTGTTCCTCACCTTAAAATTCTTCGTGTTCAAGGCCAGCCAATGACTTCGCCCGATCGCTCCCCGTTTCCGTCGTCGACGTTCGCCCAGCTTGCCCAGGCGGAGTCGGGGCACTGGTGGTTCAGAACCCGCAACCAGATCGTGCTCTGGGCCTTGGCGAAGAAGGTCAAACCTTTCAATAGCCTTCTAGAGATTGGTTGTGGCACCGGGTATGTGCTCGAAGGTATCAGCCGTGCCTGGCCGCAGATCGAACTGCACGGCTCCGAGTACTACGAAGAAGGGCTTGAACACGCCCGCAAACGCATCCCCAATGCACAACTGAAGCAACTGGACGCGACACGGATGCAAGAGGTCGAGCGCTACGACATCGTCGGCGCCTTCGATGTCATCGAACATATCGAACAAGACGAGACCGTACTGCGAAACCTGACCCGCGCCCTGCGCCCCGGCGGCTCACTGGTGGTCACCGTGCCTCAGCATCGCTGGCTCTGGTCGCAAGTCGACGAGTACGCTTGTCACGTTCGCCGTTACAGCCGCGCCGAGCTGGTGGAAAAAGCCCAGCGGGCCGGCCTGCAGGTCAGCTACGTCAGCTCGTTCGTCAGCTTGCTGGTACCCTTGATGTGGCTGTCCAGAAAGCGCGCCAACAAGCAGCATGACCCCATGGGCGAATTCAACATTCCCCGCTGGCTGAACCAGTCCCTGGAAATGCTGATGCGGTTGGAGCTCGGGCTGATCAAGGCCGGCGTGCGCTTTCCCATCGGCGGCTCACTGCTGATGGTCGCAACCAAGCCCTGATCCGTCCTGTCACTAACGATTGCCGAAATCGACACAGCAGTAGCCCTGGTCGTTGCGCTGCTGGCCATCACGCAGCTCATTGGGCACCCATTCGCAACGGGTGATCAGGCCAGGGCTGTTACGCGCCTTGAGAAACGGCAACAGCTTGCCGTTGAGCAAGTCCGCACCATAGCCTAACTCGGAGACATACAGGACATGCACAGGTTTGCTGTCCTGCAGATAGGCGAAATACGTCATGTGATCGAGTACCACATGTTCAGCCCCCGCTCGCGGTATATGGCAGGTGTCGCCCAGTTTTAGGATCGAGTCCAGATGTGCCTGGGTATTCAGCAGCGGAATGGATAGCGACTGCCCTGGCAGGCTGGCGTTTGCATAACCGGCGTTGCGCAGCAGAGTCGGCGTGACCAGAGAGAACAGCGCAAACAACGAGGCCAGCGACAGTCCACTCATGAGCGTCACTGCCAAGTAGCCCGTTGCCCGCACCCCAGGCCACTGTGGCACGGTCGGCACACAATGGAACAACAAGGTGACGATCATCAGGGACAACGGAATGTACTGGATGCCTGCATAGAAGTTCTGCAGGTTGTACAACGCCGCATTGATCAGGTCAGCTGCGGCCAGCAATGCCGCCAGCAGCAAGGCCGCCGGCAGCCGCCTGCGGATCAGCGCGATTGCCGCCAGTAGCAGCGCCAGCAAGTGGCTGCCGACCACCAACACCAACAATGCGCAGGCGATAAGCGGGTTCAGCCAGCGCAACCACACCGGTTGCTCCGTCAGAGACGCAAGCCAGCCCGACTGGAAAGTGGGGTTGAAGGTCAGGTGCGCGAGCATGCGCCCTGGAAACAGACTGACGTTCTGCCAGGCGGCAACCAGGAATGCCACCGGATCCTCCAACAGCATGCCGGGCAGCAAGCTGTTGGTTGCCAGAAGCGCCTGTACGGCTGGTGCATCCTGGCACCCGCCCAGCAGACTGGCATCATGCAGGACCTGCCCGCTCAACACGAGTATGTAAAGCACCAGGCCAGTACGGATCAGCAGACTGCTCCCACGCGTGGCGAACCAAGTGGCAACGAGCGCAAAGGGCGCGAAGAACACGCTTTTGGGGTGCGCATAAAAGAATACCGATAGCACCACCACCAAGCCGACGGTCACGGCAAGCTGCCGCTTCCTGCTGTTTTGCACAGGCGTCAGCAACGCCACCATGCACATGATCAGTAACGGCAGCAGCATGAACTGCTCAGGCCGCGAAAACACCCAAAGGTAAGGCATCACACCCAGCGCCGCAAAAGCTGCCAGGAAGCTGAAGCGACCGATGCCGCCCTCAGCTGCCTGCCTGCGACACCAGTAGGCCAGCAGCACAAACCAGGCCAATGTCAGGACGATCCCGCTCAGCCGTATGCCCAATGGCCCCAGATGAGCGTATACCGAGGAAATCAGCAGCGCGGCCGGGTAAAAGACCCAGGCCACGCCATGACCCACGGTGCTGGTGCATTGTGGAAAGAACGAGACCATCTGGCCCCCTTCCAGGAAGAAGCGGGCCACGCTGAACTTGGTCACGACCTCATCGGAGTAGACCGGAAGAAACACGCCACTGAGCAACGCGCAAAGCAGCACCAAAGGTGTCAGTAGCAAACCCGCCCTACTTAAAGCGTTACTCATGACTCAGCATCCGGCTAGAAGACACACAGGGTGCGAACGCTACCATTTGCTGGATAGCGGGTGAAGCAGGTCATGTCCCTGGCAAGTCTCGAAAACACCCACAAAAAAGCCCGCAGCGACGGCGGGCTCTTTTGCATTCAGCCACTCAGATAGGGCGGCTGCCGTACTTGTTGTCCGGCTTCTTGGGCGGATCGGCGACCACGTTGGCCTCCACTTCCTGCACCTTGCCACCGCGCGACAGGAATTCTTCCATCGCCTTGGCCAGCGCATCGCGCTCTTTCTGCTTGGCTTCCATGCTCGGCATCTCGTCTACCGAGACAGCCGCCTTGGACTTGCCCTTGGCAGCAGGCGCGGGGCTGCTGTCGTCATCGCCAGCGTCTTCCGCGCCATCGTCAGCGGCCGCTTCGAGGCCTTCATCAGCCTCGTCTTCGTCGCCTACTTCGAGGTCGTCATTTTCCAGATCGTCGTCGCTCATGTTCTACCTCATGACTTGCGAAAAGCAGGTTAGTTATAGACCGGTGCAGCCGTAGACCGGCAGCCACCAGTGAAAATTCAACTGGCCGTGGGTTGGCCACTGCCCTGGGTGTCCGCCCCCTCATGGGGAGCCTGGCACCCTGCAGGCCCTGCTCCTGGCAAGGCCTGACGAAATACGTTGCACCCTTGCTGGCCACAGGCTATTGGCAAGCCTAGCAAAGGGTGGCGAAGTGTGTGGACTACTCGTCCTGCTTCCTTCGGCGCGCATTCTAGCGCGCTCGCAGAAAAAGCAAAGCACCAGAAACACCCGATGGCTTGTAAGAATTCTGCCCAGGTCGCGAACAGGTGGGGTAAACCGTTTGCATCGCGTAAAGCAGCAAACTACAGGCAAAAAAATGCCCGGCGAACCGGGCAAGTTTTCCAGCGTCACGGTTACAGGTTGTAGCCGCGCTCGTTGTGTTGAGCCAGGTCGAGGCCGACCGACTCTTCTTCTTCGCTGACCCGCAGGCCCATCACCAGGTCGAGCACCTTGAGGATCACGTAGGTGACGATGGCGGTGTAGACCACGGTGAAGATCACGCCCTTGGCCTGGATCCAGAACTGCGCGGCGATGTCGGTGACCGCGCCGAAGCCGCCCAGGGCGGGGGCTGCGAACACACCGGTGAGCAGCGCGCCGATGATGCCGCCGATGCCGTGCACGCCGAAGGCGTCGAGGGAGTCGTCATACCCGAGCTTGCGCTTGAGGCTGGTGGCACAGAAGTAGCAGACGATGCCGGACACCAGGCCGATCACCAAAGCACCCATCGGGCCGACGGTGCCGGCGGCCGGGGTGATGGCGACCAGGCCGGCAACCACGCCCGAGGCGATGCCCAGTGCGCTGGGTTTGCCGTGGAAGATCCACTCGGCGAACATCCAGCCCAGCGCGGCGGCGGCGGTGGCGATCTGGGTCACCAGCATGGCCATGCCGGCGGTGCCGTTGGCGGCGGCGGCGGAACCTGCGTTGAAGCCGAACCAGCCGATCCACAGCATGGCCGCGCCCATCAGGGTGTAGCCCAGGTTGTGCGGCGCCATCGGCGTGGTTGGGTAGCCCTTGCGCTTGCCCAGCACCAGGCAGCAGACCAGGCCGGCGATACCGGCGTTGATGTGCACTACGGTGCCGCCGGCGAAGTCGAGCACGCCCCAGTCCCACATTAGCGCGCCGTCACCGCTCCAGACCATGTGCGCGATCGGCGCGTAGACCAGGGTGAACCACACGCCCATGAAGATCAGCATCGCCGAGAACTTCATGCGTTCGGCGAAGGCACCGACGATCAGCGCTGGGGTGATGATGGCGAAGGTCATCTGGAAGGTGATGAACACCGCTTCCGGGAACAGCGCGGTGGCCGAAG
This genomic stretch from Pseudomonas entomophila L48 harbors:
- the sutA gene encoding transcriptional regulator SutA — translated: MSDDDLENDDLEVGDEDEADEGLEAAADDGAEDAGDDDSSPAPAAKGKSKAAVSVDEMPSMEAKQKERDALAKAMEEFLSRGGKVQEVEANVVADPPKKPDNKYGSRPI
- a CDS encoding GtrA family protein, with the protein product MAAHDHTQPARTSLGARFKHRLPLAQLVKYGIIGLLSNACGYALYLLLTELGAPPKLVMTLLYLTGALIGFFGNRRLTFSYQGGLLGSGFRYILAHTLGYGINLALLTVFVDHFGYAHQWVQAMAILVVAGYLFLTLKFFVFKASQ
- a CDS encoding class I SAM-dependent methyltransferase — protein: MTSPDRSPFPSSTFAQLAQAESGHWWFRTRNQIVLWALAKKVKPFNSLLEIGCGTGYVLEGISRAWPQIELHGSEYYEEGLEHARKRIPNAQLKQLDATRMQEVERYDIVGAFDVIEHIEQDETVLRNLTRALRPGGSLVVTVPQHRWLWSQVDEYACHVRRYSRAELVEKAQRAGLQVSYVSSFVSLLVPLMWLSRKRANKQHDPMGEFNIPRWLNQSLEMLMRLELGLIKAGVRFPIGGSLLMVATKP
- a CDS encoding ammonium transporter, with protein sequence MTLRKIAGLGALLSLVMPGLALAEETAAPVLNSGDTAWMLTSTALVLFMTIPGLALFYGGMVRSKNVLSVMMQCFAITGLISILWVIYGYSLAFDTAGMEKGVLNFNSFIGGFSKAFLNGVTPSGLTSATALFPEAVFITFQMTFAIITPALIVGAFAERMKFSAMLIFMGVWFTLVYAPIAHMVWSGDGALMWDWGVLDFAGGTVVHINAGIAGLVCCLVLGKRKGYPTTPMAPHNLGYTLMGAAMLWIGWFGFNAGSAAAANGTAGMAMLVTQIATAAAALGWMFAEWIFHGKPSALGIASGVVAGLVAITPAAGTVGPMGALVIGLVSGIVCYFCATSLKRKLGYDDSLDAFGVHGIGGIIGALLTGVFAAPALGGFGAVTDIAAQFWIQAKGVIFTVVYTAIVTYVILKVLDLVMGLRVSEEEESVGLDLAQHNERGYNL